In Candidatus Margulisiibacteriota bacterium, the sequence TGCGTATTTTACCGAGTCCGACTTCTTCTTTAAAAGGGCGGCCATCCTGCTGACCTCAAGCAAAGCGCCTGAGAGCATCTGCGCCACCATCACGGATTCGGCCTGTTTTTTCGGACCTATCATGTTGAGGCAGTCGTTCCAGTCAGCAAAGCCGGCCAGAGGCAGCCCGTGCGGACCCGCGTGTTTAAGCGAATAATTAACGGCCCTTACCAGGTGTTCGAACATGGTCCCCTTGACCTGAGCCTGTCGAAGGCCTTTTTTGCCCGTGTCATACGGCACTTTTTGCAGAAGGAATTTAATGTCACCCGTCTCTTTTATGTAAGCGGCCACCGAGTAAACCAGCCACAGGTGGTCGTCCGAATAGCCCCTGCCGTTGCCCTTTTTTGTAAGCGGCGAATACTGGTGGTAGGCGTCCCCTTCCTCGAACTGCGTCGAGGCAAGGTCTATCAGGCGCTGCTTAACGCCTTCGGGTATCTGGTAGACAAAGCCCATCGTGTCCTGGTTGCTGTCGCGGAACCCCATGCCGCGGCCGATGCCGGATTCATAATAGGAGGCCGATCTTGACCAGTTAAAGGTGGTCCTGCACTGATACTGGTTCCACACATTAAGCATCATGTTGAGGTCTTCGTCCGGGGTCCTTACTTCGAGTTTGCCAAGGTTCTCTTCCCAGGCTTTGTTAAGGCCGCGCAGCTCTTTTTCGGCCTCCTCTTTTTTTGAATACTTTGCGGACAGCGCTTTGGCCTCTTTTTTGTCCTCGCTGTATCCCAGGACAAAGATAACGGTCTTTGTCTCGCCGCTCTTTAGCGGCAGCTGGATATTGTGGCTGCCCACAGGGGCCCAGCCGCAAGCGATAGAATTGTTGGACTTGTTCTCCACCACGGCCCTGGGGCCGGAAAGGTCCCCGTACCTGCCCAGAAAATCCTCCCTCTGGGTATCAAACCCGGCCAGGGGCTGGCTTGCCGAAAAGTAGGCAAAATAGCTTTTTTCCACCCGGTATCTGGACATGTTGTAAATGACCTGTCCCTCAACTTCGGTCTCGCCTATGTTCAGATTGTACTGATAATCGGTCATGTCGTTAAGCGCGTCCCAGAGGCAGAATTCCACAAAAGAGAAGATGCTAAGCTGCCTTTCCTGAAGGCTCTGGTTCTTTACTTCCATCATCCAGATCTCGCAGTTTTGGTCAAGCGGGACAAAATAAGTGGTCTTGGTCTGTATGCCCTTATAGGTTGCGGTTATCGTGGTATACCCGAGGCCGTGCCTGCATTCATAGACATAATCGTCCTTTTTGCCCTCCTGCACAGCGAACAGTTTGGACGAATCGTCGCTGTATTTTGCAAAAGGCTTTTGCACCGGCTGCCAGGAGGCCGACCAGAACTCGGAGGTCTTGTTATCGCGGATGTAAAGATAGCGCCCTCCCCTGTCATAGGGGATGTTGTTGTACCTGTAGCGCAAGAGCCTTCTTTCTTTTGGGTCTTTGTAAAAGCTGTAGCCTCCGGCCGTGTTGGACATAAGCGCGCAGTATTCCCGGCTCCCAAGGTAATTGATCCACGGCAGCGGTGTATCCGGCCTCGTTATCACATACTCCTTTTTTTCTTTGTCAAAATAGCCGTATTTCATCTCTTTTCCTTTCTTGTTTTATGAAAGATGCAGCACTAGGACCCCTCTTCCGGCAATGGTGATGGGCAGCTTGCCTTTTTCTATCTCAAAACCCTTATCGGTCAGGGCATCCTCGGCTTTGAGATACTTCTCGGGCACATCTATTTCGAATTTCTCTTTTTTTGGACTATGGTTGATCACATACAGGATAGGAGTATCGCTGCCTTCCCATAGCACCATCTCGATGCTGTCCTTGTCCTTTAAAAAGAATTCCGGCAGCGGCAGATGCCTCCTTACATAGCTTGCAAGCCTGGAATTGCCTATCTTGCCTATGCTCATAAACAGAGAAAAAGTCGCGTAAAGAACCCTGCCCCTGCCTATCTTTTTCTCGATAAAAGCCGGATAACCGTCTTCATACTCCATCAGGACCTCATCGGCTCCGCTGATGAGGTCCCTGAACCCGTAGGCATAGCAGCGTATCTTGGGGATTGCTATCCTGTCCCCGATGGTCTCTATATGGTCGCAGGTTATATTGAGAAGCTCCCCTAATAGCCCCTTTTGATGAATATGAGCATTCTCGTTTTTTGCCCCGAACCTGGATTCGGTTATTAACACTCCGCCCTTTTCGACAAACTTTTTAAGGGTTGCGGCATGGTCTTCCTTAAGGAGATAAGGATTGGGTACAAGCAGCACTTTATATGGCAGTTCCCCATCCTCCAGATGCCTTTCAAAAACAAAAGCCGCCGGGTTGTAATAATTCCAGAGCACCTGATGGGCTCCCTGGCAGCTGTCCAGGCCGTGTGTGTGCCCCAGATCGGCCCTTACCTGCTCCCACTGTCCCGCAATAGCCCTTGGAGGCCCCTGTTCCTGATAGGTCTGGATGTCCGAAGACCTTAGATAAGCGACCGCGGCTTTAGGCTTTAGTTCGTGCGCGTGCAGCGTCTGCACGGCCTTTTTTATCTCCTGACCGGCCTTTTCTATGGCTTCCAGCCTTTTGGTGCGGCTTCCGTCCGCGTTCAGAATTCCGAACCCTCCTGCCTCGCCCCCAAAGATCGCAGTCCTCCACTGATGGTAAAGTATTGACTTTGCTCCGTGGGCAACTATCTGGTGGGTCCAGGTCCTTATTTCCGGACCTTCTATATATCCCGGATAGCCCCATCTTACATTGGGCCCGCCTTGCAGTTCGGTCACATGGAATTCGGTTTTCCTGTGGCTTGAAAAACTTCTCCACCAGTCAGCCATCTCCCCTATCTGCTGGGGGCTGTTCTTCCCGCCCATCGGGTAGATGTCCCAGCCGTACCAGTCCATTTTTTCGGCCAGTCGGTCGTGGTCCGGCACTCTGGGGCAGATGCCTAAAAAGCCGTTGGTGCCGATCTTTCTGCTTTTGTCATATTCAAGGACCAGGTCCTTTTCCCACTCCAGGAACGCCTTCAGCGAATCTGTCTTAAAGCGGTACCAGTCAAGAAAGATGTGCGGATTGCCGGCATCCCAGAGCCCCGTTTTTGGAGTCGTGATGTCCTCAAGCTCGCCGAATTCGTTGGTCCAGAATTTTGCCCCCCAGACCTCGTTTATCTTTTCGAGGGAGCCGTATTTTTTAAGCGCCCACAAAACAAAAGCCGCCCTGGTGTCCGGACAGTGGCAAAAATCCTCGTTGGTGGTGGAGTCCAGCGGCGGATACACCGGCTCGTTATCTATCTGCCAGTAGCGCACTGCGGGATGACCTTTGTACCTGTCGACCAGTTTCCTGATCATGCGCTCCGCGTATTTTTTATAAGTGCCGCTGTCTCTGCAGATATTGGGCCGCGGCCCGTATTCGGGATAAAGAGTGCCCTGGTTAGAAACGGGCCTTGTGTCAGGATGCTTTCTTACCAGCCAGGGAGGCGCCATAGAGGTCGGTATCCCGAGCAGCACTTTTAGCCCGTACTTATCGGCAAGTTCCAGAGCCTTGTCAAGGTCTTCAAACTTGAAATCGCCCTCTCTGGGTTCTATCCAGTTCCAGGCCATCTCTCCGAATCGGACAAGGTTGAACCCGCTTTCCGCTATCTGCGAAAAGGCGGTTTCCCAGTACTCTTTTGGCCACTGGTCGGGATAAAAAGTTACTCCAAATGGGAAGTCCATCGCTTGATTAATTATAACATAAGAAGAGAGGACTGCTTTTTGTTCGTATATCATAAAACCCTTAAAAAAGTGAAATTTGAAAAATTCGCTGACGATATATTGACAAAGGCTCAAAAGTTGAAAGGAGAACAATATGAGCGGCAGAACAATGGGGATGATACTGGCTGCAGGAGCGGGGACAAGGGCAAGACATCTTACGGACATAAGGAGGACCGCTTATCCGGTAGCAAAACCGATGTTCAGGCTGCTTGACACCCCAATAATGCATCACACCGTGCTTGAAATGCAGAGGCAGGGAATAACGGATATTTTCTGCAATGTCTGGAGCAACCCAGATACTCTTGAATCATATTACTCCAACATCGCTCCCGGGGCCGTAAAGATGTATAGAGAATCCCAGCTTATGGGGACAATGGGCTCGGCCGTTCATTGGACCATCGAGCATGGTATCGGCGACGCAGACAGGGTATTCGTAATAAGCGGGGATATAGCCTCTAACGCCGACCTTGGCAGGATACTGGCAGAACACGAAAGGGTCGGGGCGGATGCGACCATAGCCTTTAACCCGGTTGACTGGAGCCAGGTGCCCAAATACGGCACCGCTTATCTTGAAGGCATGCCGGAAAAAAGGCCTCAGAGATCCGATGAAACCGTTGAACAGTACGCATCCTATCTCCGGTCCTATATAGCCGACATGGACAGATATATTAAGGGCACCTCTTACTCTGCCGTGCAGGTCCATCAGTTCCGGGAAAAAGCCTCGATAGCCGACTGCTGCAGCAATGCCAACAATTCTTCCATCTATCTATTCAACGGCAGCGTAATAAGGGCTCTTTACGAAAGGGGGATAACTCCCACCACAGAAAAGACGGATCCCTTTTATGATTTCGGGGCGCATGGATTCAGGCACATACTTGAGCAGGGGATGAAGTTCTTCGGCGTTCTCTTGCCTCATGAAGTATACTGGGCCGATATCGGGGATATGGGAAAGTACTGGCTGGCAATAATGGATACCCTTGACGGCAGGTTCGACAGGTCCATGTGGCCTTCTATTATCCCTCAGGCAGACAAAGAATCCGGAGTGATCAGTTTTATCCATCCATCAGCAATGATACATGATACAGCGGAGCTGATACCTCCGTATTACATAGGCCCTGATGTACATATAGGCGCAGGCGCAAGAGTGGAGAGGGCTTCTTTGTCCCGCGGAAGCCTGATCGGTCCTAACAGCACAGTGTATGCCTCGGCGGTCCTGGAGTCATCTCATTACCATAGCGGCGATACAATAAGGCAGCTTCGCGGCGACGGGACCAGGGGATCTATCCTTCAAAGGTCATTAATGGCTTCGGGATTTTTGGCTCCCGGGCAGATGGCAAGCAACAATGTGGTCCTTACTACTCCCGATGGCTATGTAAGGTTTGCTCCCATCGGAATGGACAAAGACCTGTCGGAGCAGAGGGCGCGGGGCGCACATGTCCCTGC encodes:
- a CDS encoding beta-galactosidase: MDFPFGVTFYPDQWPKEYWETAFSQIAESGFNLVRFGEMAWNWIEPREGDFKFEDLDKALELADKYGLKVLLGIPTSMAPPWLVRKHPDTRPVSNQGTLYPEYGPRPNICRDSGTYKKYAERMIRKLVDRYKGHPAVRYWQIDNEPVYPPLDSTTNEDFCHCPDTRAAFVLWALKKYGSLEKINEVWGAKFWTNEFGELEDITTPKTGLWDAGNPHIFLDWYRFKTDSLKAFLEWEKDLVLEYDKSRKIGTNGFLGICPRVPDHDRLAEKMDWYGWDIYPMGGKNSPQQIGEMADWWRSFSSHRKTEFHVTELQGGPNVRWGYPGYIEGPEIRTWTHQIVAHGAKSILYHQWRTAIFGGEAGGFGILNADGSRTKRLEAIEKAGQEIKKAVQTLHAHELKPKAAVAYLRSSDIQTYQEQGPPRAIAGQWEQVRADLGHTHGLDSCQGAHQVLWNYYNPAAFVFERHLEDGELPYKVLLVPNPYLLKEDHAATLKKFVEKGGVLITESRFGAKNENAHIHQKGLLGELLNITCDHIETIGDRIAIPKIRCYAYGFRDLISGADEVLMEYEDGYPAFIEKKIGRGRVLYATFSLFMSIGKIGNSRLASYVRRHLPLPEFFLKDKDSIEMVLWEGSDTPILYVINHSPKKEKFEIDVPEKYLKAEDALTDKGFEIEKGKLPITIAGRGVLVLHLS
- a CDS encoding NDP-sugar synthase, which translates into the protein MSGRTMGMILAAGAGTRARHLTDIRRTAYPVAKPMFRLLDTPIMHHTVLEMQRQGITDIFCNVWSNPDTLESYYSNIAPGAVKMYRESQLMGTMGSAVHWTIEHGIGDADRVFVISGDIASNADLGRILAEHERVGADATIAFNPVDWSQVPKYGTAYLEGMPEKRPQRSDETVEQYASYLRSYIADMDRYIKGTSYSAVQVHQFREKASIADCCSNANNSSIYLFNGSVIRALYERGITPTTEKTDPFYDFGAHGFRHILEQGMKFFGVLLPHEVYWADIGDMGKYWLAIMDTLDGRFDRSMWPSIIPQADKESGVISFIHPSAMIHDTAELIPPYYIGPDVHIGAGARVERASLSRGSLIGPNSTVYASAVLESSHYHSGDTIRQLRGDGTRGSILQRSLMASGFLAPGQMASNNVVLTTPDGYVRFAPIGMDKDLSEQRARGAHVPAVEAISLDAIGQAVVHRN
- a CDS encoding glycosyl transferase, producing MKYGYFDKEKKEYVITRPDTPLPWINYLGSREYCALMSNTAGGYSFYKDPKERRLLRYRYNNIPYDRGGRYLYIRDNKTSEFWSASWQPVQKPFAKYSDDSSKLFAVQEGKKDDYVYECRHGLGYTTITATYKGIQTKTTYFVPLDQNCEIWMMEVKNQSLQERQLSIFSFVEFCLWDALNDMTDYQYNLNIGETEVEGQVIYNMSRYRVEKSYFAYFSASQPLAGFDTQREDFLGRYGDLSGPRAVVENKSNNSIACGWAPVGSHNIQLPLKSGETKTVIFVLGYSEDKKEAKALSAKYSKKEEAEKELRGLNKAWEENLGKLEVRTPDEDLNMMLNVWNQYQCRTTFNWSRSASYYESGIGRGMGFRDSNQDTMGFVYQIPEGVKQRLIDLASTQFEEGDAYHQYSPLTKKGNGRGYSDDHLWLVYSVAAYIKETGDIKFLLQKVPYDTGKKGLRQAQVKGTMFEHLVRAVNYSLKHAGPHGLPLAGFADWNDCLNMIGPKKQAESVMVAQMLSGALLEVSRMAALLKKKSDSVKYAKLHKKVKDKINAVAWDGKWYVRAFDDNKKPVGSKKNTEGKIFLETQGWALMGGVADKDRALQCLDSVKDILATEHGILILQPSFSKFYHQLGSISIYPPGLKENGAIFCHPNPWIVIAECIMGRGDRAFEYYKSVLPPSKDPDVRKIEPYVYCQMIAGKDHKDFGEGKNAWLTGSACWNFIAVSQWILGIRPEYEGLMIDPCIPSSWDGFEVKRTFRGCNYHITVKNPDHVSKGVKRFLIDGKEIKGNIVPPIKGNKTVKVEAELG